In a genomic window of Thermodesulfobacteriota bacterium:
- a CDS encoding BtrH N-terminal domain-containing protein, with the protein MKKIIDKWVHIPGIHCGSVTLRDVMTYWGYPWSEAMCFGIGGGLGFYYTVRDDISPTRMIFVRGPGMEPAFFSLAVEPVSWKHADENALSIIKSSVDKDVPVIIQTDIYYLDYYNSSTHFPGHIVSVWGYDDDSETMYVADTHFEGLMSVPYGKFLDGMGSKSPPNPLDYNYMDIIPDRRVRPLTDIIPEAIRLNAVKMLEGRTGSRGESGVGMIKEWSKDLPSWKDAPDWKWCARFGYQVIEKRGVGGGGFRWIYRDFLKEAEGIMPELRALNLSIRMNHIGNRWNEIASLLMVLSEKEYPEDDLLRNISDKAEVLWELERDFYITVLENV; encoded by the coding sequence GTGAAAAAAATCATCGACAAATGGGTCCACATACCGGGTATTCACTGCGGCTCTGTAACGCTCAGGGACGTAATGACATACTGGGGATACCCGTGGTCTGAGGCTATGTGCTTCGGCATCGGCGGAGGCCTAGGGTTCTATTATACGGTCAGGGACGACATAAGCCCGACGCGCATGATATTCGTAAGGGGGCCGGGAATGGAGCCCGCGTTTTTCAGTCTTGCAGTCGAACCGGTATCATGGAAACACGCCGATGAAAATGCGCTGAGCATAATCAAGAGCTCCGTGGATAAAGATGTACCTGTAATAATTCAGACCGACATTTATTATCTCGATTACTACAACTCCTCGACTCACTTCCCCGGACATATCGTGTCCGTTTGGGGATATGACGACGACAGCGAAACAATGTACGTCGCGGATACGCATTTCGAGGGGCTCATGTCCGTTCCATACGGCAAGTTTCTCGACGGTATGGGATCCAAAAGTCCGCCGAACCCCCTCGACTATAACTACATGGACATAATCCCTGACAGGAGAGTGAGGCCGCTCACGGATATCATTCCGGAAGCCATACGTTTGAACGCCGTAAAGATGCTCGAAGGCAGAACGGGGTCGAGAGGGGAATCGGGTGTCGGCATGATCAAGGAATGGTCGAAGGATCTCCCCTCATGGAAGGACGCACCCGACTGGAAATGGTGCGCGAGGTTCGGATACCAGGTGATCGAAAAAAGGGGCGTGGGAGGCGGCGGGTTCAGGTGGATCTACAGGGATTTCCTCAAGGAAGCGGAGGGTATTATGCCGGAGCTGCGCGCGCTCAATCTGTCGATAAGGATGAACCACATTGGCAACAGATGGAACGAGATAGCTTCACTTCTCATGGTGCTGAGCGAGAAGGAATACCCGGAGGATGACCTGCTCAGAAATATATCGGACAAAGCTGAAGTCCTCTGGGAGCTCGAACGGGATTTCTATATTACGGTCCTCGAAAACGTTTAA
- a CDS encoding HAD hydrolase-like protein: MKLLLFDIDGTILLTNGAGTRAANRAFEKIYGHTDAMAGIDAAGKTDPLILREMFGNMLSRDYTEDEAEEFYGEYVVFLEEEVEKSPIDIMPGIPKLIEKLSSREDLVLGIATGNIERGALIKLRRAGIDRHFPVGGFGSDSGSREALIRVAVERAKVRLEDSDKIENIYVIGDTPHDIIHGRAAGAVTVAVATGRYSSGELREHDPDYLFEHLGDFDQVMAVFD; this comes from the coding sequence ATGAAACTCCTCCTTTTCGACATAGACGGCACGATCCTCCTCACAAACGGCGCGGGGACGAGGGCCGCAAACAGGGCGTTCGAGAAGATTTACGGCCACACGGACGCTATGGCGGGCATAGACGCCGCAGGCAAGACAGACCCGCTGATATTGAGGGAGATGTTCGGGAACATGCTTTCGAGGGATTACACGGAGGACGAGGCCGAGGAATTTTACGGGGAGTACGTAGTATTCCTCGAAGAAGAGGTCGAAAAGTCGCCGATCGATATTATGCCCGGGATTCCCAAATTGATCGAAAAACTTTCGTCCAGAGAAGACTTGGTTCTCGGTATCGCCACGGGAAACATCGAGCGGGGCGCGCTGATAAAGCTGAGACGGGCGGGGATCGACCGGCACTTCCCGGTAGGCGGGTTCGGCTCGGATTCGGGCAGCAGGGAAGCGCTCATTAGGGTCGCGGTAGAGCGGGCGAAAGTTCGCCTGGAGGATTCGGATAAGATAGAGAACATTTACGTCATAGGCGACACGCCCCACGACATCATACACGGGCGGGCGGCTGGTGCCGTGACCGTCGCGGTCGCAACAGGTAGGTATTCGTCCGGGGAGCTGAGGGAGCACGATCCGGACTATCTCTTCGAACACCTCGGGGATTTCGATCAGGTAATGGCTGTATTCGATTGA
- a CDS encoding HAS-barrel domain-containing protein: MSGYIGEVVESGTKGFIARSPRVGEAPSFGSFVRTDAGSPVYGLVYEIITGSREPGRKPDAYDMSIEELRREQPQIFELLKTEFHVLTLGYLEAGKIRFALSPLPPPIHSFVYECTDEEKEALSSEDFFLRAIISSPNVPADDLIISSLLGAQRARKNDRDFMVRMGKSLSRYLKDDYERLASILRRLL; encoded by the coding sequence ATGAGCGGTTATATAGGAGAAGTAGTGGAATCGGGCACGAAGGGCTTTATAGCGCGCTCCCCCAGGGTGGGAGAAGCCCCTTCCTTCGGGAGCTTCGTAAGGACTGACGCGGGCTCTCCCGTCTATGGGCTCGTATACGAAATAATCACGGGGAGCAGGGAGCCGGGAAGGAAACCCGACGCCTATGATATGAGCATCGAGGAGCTTAGGAGAGAGCAGCCCCAGATATTCGAGCTTCTCAAGACCGAATTCCACGTGCTAACGCTTGGTTATCTGGAAGCAGGGAAAATAAGGTTCGCGCTCTCGCCCCTCCCCCCGCCGATACATTCCTTCGTTTACGAGTGCACGGACGAGGAAAAAGAGGCGCTCTCCTCTGAGGATTTTTTTCTCAGGGCCATTATCTCGTCCCCTAACGTGCCCGCCGACGACCTCATAATATCGTCGCTCCTGGGGGCGCAGAGAGCGAGGAAAAACGACAGGGACTTCATGGTCAGGATGGGAAAGAGTCTTTCAAGGTACCTGAAAGACGATTACGAGAGGCTCGCCTCGATTCTGAGACGGCTGTTGTAG
- a CDS encoding DNA double-strand break repair nuclease NurA — protein sequence MIRERKDFAGELSDKIALAKEELRLRSENWEELSRKVEESRTSWLVAGISSPPDTAHPLPERPRSYTALSSDGSQIFPDRHEVLPCYLINISSIALTYGDNAGAKLESDPSLFYRDEDRFTTWGGKRIPADSEVISLRRTLMEFERILELVKGNETDGNTIALSDGTLILWRLEAAPPDFRNGIMVPFLRIMDEFKNLRIPVAGYISYPGSTDVINTLRVGLCPEKVSYCNRCPYTELPELPCSPIEGLTDRFLFSTVLDTGEASPVFKSSSKILDMYGVHHIYFFYVNIGEEIARVEIPEWVAGDERLLSLVHTLVFDQAKKGKGYPVVIAEAHEQAVVKAKDRDFFFSLVREAMVRADFAVTVSRKGLSKRIPGV from the coding sequence ATGATAAGGGAGCGTAAGGACTTTGCAGGCGAGCTTTCCGATAAGATAGCGCTCGCTAAAGAGGAATTGAGACTCAGGTCGGAAAACTGGGAGGAGCTATCCCGTAAGGTCGAGGAGAGCAGGACCTCATGGCTCGTAGCCGGAATTTCCTCACCTCCCGACACCGCGCATCCCCTCCCCGAGCGCCCGCGCAGCTACACGGCCTTATCCTCCGACGGCTCCCAGATATTCCCCGACAGGCACGAGGTGCTTCCCTGCTATCTCATCAATATCAGCTCTATCGCGCTCACATACGGAGACAACGCCGGGGCGAAGCTCGAATCGGACCCTTCTCTTTTCTACCGGGACGAGGACAGGTTCACGACTTGGGGAGGGAAAAGGATCCCCGCCGACAGCGAGGTCATATCGCTCAGGAGAACGCTCATGGAATTCGAGAGGATCCTCGAGCTTGTCAAGGGGAATGAAACGGACGGAAACACCATTGCTCTTTCCGACGGGACGCTTATTCTATGGAGGCTCGAGGCGGCCCCGCCCGACTTCAGGAACGGCATAATGGTCCCGTTCCTACGCATTATGGACGAATTTAAAAACCTCCGCATCCCGGTTGCCGGTTACATAAGCTACCCCGGCAGCACGGACGTGATCAATACCCTGAGGGTGGGTCTATGTCCCGAGAAGGTGAGTTACTGCAACCGGTGCCCCTACACTGAGCTCCCCGAGCTCCCCTGCTCGCCCATCGAAGGGCTTACCGACAGGTTCCTCTTTTCGACCGTGCTCGATACTGGCGAGGCTTCCCCTGTCTTCAAAAGCTCGTCGAAGATTCTGGATATGTACGGCGTTCATCATATTTACTTCTTCTATGTCAACATCGGGGAAGAGATAGCAAGGGTCGAGATACCGGAGTGGGTCGCCGGTGACGAGAGGCTCCTTTCGCTCGTCCACACGCTCGTGTTCGACCAGGCGAAAAAAGGGAAGGGCTATCCGGTCGTTATCGCGGAGGCGCACGAGCAGGCGGTCGTGAAGGCGAAGGACAGGGACTTCTTCTTTTCGCTCGTAAGGGAGGCTATGGTGAGAGCCGATTTCGCGGTCACGGTTTCGAGGAAAGGACTGTCCAAGAGGATCCCGGGCGTATGA